One region of Rhodophyticola sp. CCM32 genomic DNA includes:
- the ftsL gene encoding cell division protein FtsL translates to MRGVATFLAALAVICLGYWAYHQNILTQHSVREVERLHRAIGAERERLSVLRAEWAYLNRPDRLRELADLNFDRLGLMPMSPDHFGDVHQIVYPPLLDQLISETLTGSASGPEQLP, encoded by the coding sequence ATGCGTGGCGTTGCAACATTTCTGGCCGCATTGGCGGTGATCTGTCTGGGCTATTGGGCCTATCACCAGAACATCCTGACCCAGCATTCCGTGCGCGAGGTGGAACGCCTGCACCGCGCCATCGGGGCCGAGCGTGAGCGCCTGTCGGTCCTGCGTGCCGAATGGGCCTATCTGAACCGCCCCGACCGGCTGCGCGAACTGGCGGATTTGAATTTCGACCGGCTGGGCCTGATGCCGATGTCGCCGGATCATTTCGGCGATGTGCATCAGATCGTCTATCCGCCGCTGCTGGACCAGTTGATCTCTGAAACCCTGACCGGCAGCGCCTCGGGCCCGGAGCAATTGCCATGA
- a CDS encoding Glu/Leu/Phe/Val family dehydrogenase, translating into MAIEPSFRQSVDLMFNRAVALMDLPPGLEEKIRVCNSTYVVRFGVRLRGEIQTFTGYRSVHSEHMEPVKGGIRYAPNVHQDEVEALAALMTFKCALVEAPFGGSKGGLCIDPRHYEDHEMEQITRRFSYELIKRDLINPSQNVPAPDMGTGEKEMAIMADQYARMNTTDINAKACVTGKPPHAGGIQGRVEATGRGVQYALKEFFRHPEDVAAAGLDGTLDGKRVIVQGLGNVGYHAALFLSTEDGAIITHVIERDGALENPKGLDIPLVRDWIANHGGVRDCPHGTYIEDGSKALEAECDILIPAALEGVINMTNADRIKARLIIEAANGPITAGADEILNRKGTVIIPDLYANAGGVTVSYFEWVKNLSHIRFGRMQRRQEEARHELIVNELERLSKDKELGWSLSPNFKEKYLRGADELELVRSGLDDTMRVAYQSMREVWHGRNDVSDLRTAGFLVSIGRVAASYKAKGL; encoded by the coding sequence ATGGCCATCGAGCCGAGTTTCCGACAATCCGTCGATCTGATGTTCAACCGTGCCGTGGCCCTGATGGACCTGCCACCGGGGCTGGAGGAAAAGATCAGGGTCTGCAATTCCACCTATGTGGTGCGGTTCGGTGTGCGCCTGAGGGGAGAGATTCAGACCTTCACCGGGTATCGGTCGGTCCATTCGGAACATATGGAGCCGGTGAAGGGTGGCATCCGCTATGCCCCCAATGTGCATCAGGACGAGGTGGAGGCGCTGGCCGCGCTGATGACCTTCAAATGCGCCCTGGTCGAGGCCCCTTTTGGCGGATCAAAAGGCGGTCTTTGCATCGACCCGCGCCATTACGAGGACCATGAGATGGAACAGATCACCCGGCGGTTTTCCTATGAACTGATCAAGCGTGACCTGATCAACCCGTCACAAAACGTGCCCGCCCCCGATATGGGGACCGGCGAAAAGGAAATGGCCATCATGGCCGACCAATATGCACGGATGAACACCACCGATATCAACGCCAAGGCCTGTGTCACCGGCAAACCGCCCCATGCAGGCGGCATTCAGGGTCGTGTCGAGGCCACGGGCCGGGGCGTGCAATATGCGCTGAAGGAATTCTTTCGCCATCCCGAGGATGTGGCCGCTGCCGGGCTGGACGGAACGCTTGATGGCAAGCGGGTCATCGTTCAGGGCCTGGGCAATGTGGGCTATCATGCAGCGCTGTTCCTGTCGACCGAGGATGGCGCGATCATCACCCATGTGATCGAACGCGACGGGGCGCTGGAAAACCCCAAAGGGCTGGATATTCCGCTGGTCCGTGACTGGATCGCCAATCATGGCGGTGTGCGCGATTGCCCGCATGGCACCTATATTGAAGACGGCAGCAAGGCGCTGGAGGCGGAATGCGACATTCTGATCCCCGCCGCGCTGGAAGGGGTCATCAACATGACCAATGCCGACAGGATTAAGGCGCGGCTGATCATCGAGGCGGCGAACGGTCCGATAACTGCAGGCGCCGATGAAATTCTGAACCGCAAAGGCACGGTGATCATCCCCGATCTTTATGCCAATGCAGGTGGTGTGACGGTCAGCTATTTCGAATGGGTCAAGAATCTCAGCCATATCCGGTTCGGACGGATGCAGCGACGCCAGGAAGAGGCGCGCCATGAGCTGATCGTGAACGAGTTGGAGCGCCTGTCGAAAGACAAGGAGCTTGGCTGGTCGCTCAGCCCTAATTTCAAGGAAAAATACCTGCGCGGCGCCGATGAGCTTGAACTGGTCCGATCCGGTCTCGATGACACGATGCGCGTGGCCTATCAGTCGATGCGCGAGGTCTGGCACGGGCGCAATGATGTGAGTGATCTGCGCACGGCGGGGTTTCTTGTGTCAATCGGCCGGGTGGCCGCAAGCTACAAGGCCAAGGGGTTGTGA
- a CDS encoding DUF1127 domain-containing protein — protein sequence MAEIKTQLAEAYAARKVYRQTIAELETCSTRELSDLGLSRSMIKSVAYEAAYGKADRQA from the coding sequence TTGGCAGAGATCAAGACCCAGCTTGCCGAAGCCTATGCCGCCCGCAAGGTCTATCGTCAGACCATTGCCGAGCTGGAAACCTGTTCAACCCGCGAATTGTCCGACCTGGGGCTGTCGCGTTCGATGATCAAATCGGTGGCCTATGAGGCCGCCTATGGCAAGGCAGATCGCCAGGCCTGA
- a CDS encoding LysE family translocator, which produces MTADLILALALFAFVSSITPGPNNLMLMASGANFGMRRTFPHMLGVALGFVIMALAIGVGLIRVFDAYPVIYTILKVISVGYLLYLAWKIASAAPILPEAQATGTPLSFLQAAGFQWVNPKALSMALTAITVYTPPGRGLVDLLVMALVFGLVNLPSVGSWAFLGQQMRRFLTNPARLRAFNITAALILVASLYPILKS; this is translated from the coding sequence ATGACAGCTGATCTGATCCTTGCGCTTGCGCTTTTCGCCTTTGTCAGTTCCATCACGCCGGGGCCGAACAACCTGATGCTGATGGCCTCGGGCGCCAATTTCGGCATGCGCCGGACCTTTCCGCATATGCTGGGTGTCGCGCTTGGGTTTGTGATCATGGCACTGGCCATCGGGGTCGGGCTGATCCGGGTGTTTGATGCCTACCCGGTGATTTACACCATCCTGAAAGTGATCAGTGTCGGCTATCTGCTGTATCTTGCATGGAAGATTGCCAGTGCCGCCCCGATCCTGCCCGAGGCGCAGGCCACCGGCACCCCGCTGAGCTTTCTTCAGGCCGCCGGCTTTCAATGGGTCAACCCCAAGGCGCTGAGCATGGCGCTGACCGCGATCACGGTTTACACGCCGCCGGGGCGGGGCTTGGTGGATTTGCTGGTCATGGCCCTGGTCTTTGGTCTGGTCAACCTGCCCTCTGTCGGGTCCTGGGCCTTTCTGGGCCAGCAAATGCGACGTTTCCTGACCAACCCGGCCCGGCTGCGGGCGTTCAATATCACCGCCGCGCTGATTCTGGTCGCTTCGCTTTATCCGATCCTCAAAAGCTAG
- a CDS encoding division/cell wall cluster transcriptional repressor MraZ has protein sequence MEHRFQGESLNKVDGKGRVSIPVKFRRVLQNSDKQYTPGGAPRLYIAYGNAKDRHLECLSGDAFDEIDAIIRAEKRGSHLRRGLEYLYYSKCDETSVDDTGRLVLSALARDKIGLGAEALFQGKGDKFHILNSADGAAADEDIEAMLAALGQGNDFFDPLSLAGQTGPKRSDDGDA, from the coding sequence GTGGAACACAGGTTTCAGGGTGAAAGCCTGAACAAGGTGGACGGAAAGGGCCGGGTGTCGATCCCGGTCAAATTCCGTCGTGTTCTGCAAAACTCCGACAAGCAGTACACACCGGGCGGCGCGCCGCGTCTTTACATCGCCTATGGCAACGCGAAGGACAGGCATCTTGAATGCCTTTCCGGCGACGCCTTTGACGAGATTGACGCGATTATCCGCGCCGAAAAACGCGGCAGCCATCTGCGTAGAGGGTTGGAATACCTCTATTATTCGAAATGCGACGAGACCAGCGTTGACGATACCGGGCGTCTGGTTCTGTCAGCCCTGGCCCGCGACAAGATCGGTCTGGGGGCCGAGGCGCTGTTTCAGGGCAAGGGCGATAAATTCCACATTCTCAATTCCGCAGACGGGGCCGCAGCGGATGAGGATATTGAAGCGATGCTCGCGGCTCTGGGGCAAGGAAATGACTTCTTCGATCCGCTTTCGCTGGCCGGGCAGACCGGTCCAAAACGATCCGATGATGGAGATGCGTGA
- a CDS encoding peptidoglycan D,D-transpeptidase FtsI family protein, with protein sequence MTLRTPLRPLTRILRAREYGENPDAIERENLRLRHEAMRDRMRQRAETRLLLLAMCFFAAFVTVGLRMSALAASEPEEPRVATSGSGILNTRADIVDREGRVLATNLVTNSLYAHPHEIIDPAAAAHGLAGIFPDLEEEALLRRFTSDSRFIWLRRYISPEQEQLVHDLGEPGLLFGPREMRLYPNGSVAAHILGGAGFGQEAVNAAEVIGVAGVEAQFDELLRDPARDGAPLELSLDLTVQSAVEQVLAGGMVIMNARGASAVLMDVHTGEIRAMASLPDFDPNARPQPLTEGDQADSPLFNRAVQGVYELGSVFKIFTVAQVLEEGLVNPATMIDTTGPLRMSGFSITDFRNYGARLSVSDVIIHSSNIGTARLALMLGGERQQRFLEQLGFFQPTLVEMVEGPSGRPLLPARWGDLTTMTVSYGHGLSTSPLHVAAAYASVTNGGTLIRPTLLRQDGPQQGARIISEQVSAQIRGMLRDVVTDGTASFGDVPGYEVGGKTGSADKPRPNGGYYEDRVLSTFASIFPAHDPQYVLVVTLDEPEIVALGEARRTAGWTVVPVAAEVIRRVAPLLGLRPEIEPRDGFQLSSASE encoded by the coding sequence ATGACCCTGCGCACCCCGCTTCGCCCGCTGACCCGGATATTGAGGGCCCGCGAGTACGGCGAAAACCCCGATGCGATTGAACGTGAAAACCTGCGCCTGCGCCATGAGGCGATGCGCGACAGGATGCGCCAGCGGGCCGAAACACGGCTGTTGCTGCTGGCGATGTGTTTCTTTGCGGCCTTTGTCACCGTGGGTCTGCGCATGTCGGCGCTGGCCGCGTCCGAGCCGGAGGAACCGCGGGTGGCCACTTCGGGCTCGGGCATTCTGAACACCCGCGCCGATATCGTCGACCGGGAGGGGCGGGTGCTGGCCACAAATCTGGTCACAAACTCGCTTTATGCCCATCCCCATGAAATCATCGATCCGGCCGCCGCCGCCCATGGTCTGGCGGGTATCTTCCCCGATCTGGAAGAGGAAGCCCTGCTGCGCCGGTTCACATCGGACAGCCGGTTCATCTGGCTGCGCCGCTATATCTCGCCCGAGCAGGAACAACTGGTTCATGATCTGGGCGAACCGGGTCTGCTGTTCGGCCCGCGCGAGATGCGGCTTTATCCCAACGGGTCGGTCGCGGCCCATATTCTGGGCGGGGCCGGGTTCGGACAGGAGGCAGTGAACGCCGCCGAGGTTATCGGTGTGGCCGGTGTCGAGGCGCAGTTTGACGAGTTGCTGCGCGATCCGGCCCGCGATGGGGCGCCGCTGGAATTGTCGCTTGATCTGACGGTGCAATCGGCGGTCGAACAGGTGCTGGCCGGCGGTATGGTGATCATGAATGCGCGGGGGGCCTCGGCCGTGCTGATGGATGTCCATACCGGCGAGATCCGCGCCATGGCCTCTTTGCCAGATTTCGACCCCAATGCCCGCCCGCAACCCCTGACCGAGGGTGATCAGGCCGACAGCCCGCTGTTCAACCGGGCCGTGCAGGGCGTGTATGAACTGGGCTCTGTCTTCAAGATTTTCACCGTGGCACAGGTGCTGGAGGAAGGGCTGGTGAACCCCGCCACCATGATCGACACCACCGGGCCGCTGCGCATGTCGGGGTTTTCGATCACCGATTTTCGCAATTACGGCGCCCGTCTGTCGGTCAGTGATGTGATCATCCATTCCTCGAATATCGGCACGGCACGTCTGGCGCTGATGCTGGGCGGGGAACGGCAGCAAAGGTTCCTGGAACAGCTTGGCTTTTTCCAGCCGACGCTGGTGGAAATGGTCGAAGGGCCGTCCGGGCGTCCGCTTCTGCCTGCACGCTGGGGCGATCTGACGACGATGACCGTATCCTATGGCCATGGCCTGTCCACCTCGCCTTTGCATGTGGCAGCCGCCTATGCCTCGGTCACCAATGGCGGCACGCTGATCCGGCCGACGCTTCTGCGTCAGGACGGCCCGCAGCAGGGCGCGCGCATCATCTCTGAACAGGTTTCGGCGCAGATCCGCGGCATGCTGCGCGATGTGGTGACCGATGGCACGGCCAGCTTTGGCGATGTGCCGGGCTATGAGGTGGGCGGCAAGACAGGATCGGCGGACAAACCGCGCCCGAATGGCGGCTATTACGAGGATCGGGTGCTGTCTACATTTGCCAGCATCTTCCCGGCCCATGACCCGCAATATGTGCTGGTTGTCACCCTGGATGAGCCCGAGATCGTGGCTTTGGGAGAGGCGCGGCGGACAGCGGGCTGGACCGTCGTGCCCGTCGCCGCAGAGGTGATCCGCCGGGTGGCCCCGCTTCTGGGGCTCAGACCAGAGATTGAACCCCGGGACGGCTTTCAGCTATCCAGCGCGTCAGAATGA
- a CDS encoding MFS transporter has protein sequence MRSAAFSNRQFRLFFLGIFFAVQAIWIQRVTISWLAWERTESAGFVGLVAGLSLLPTLLTGPFFGVLADRMDIRLASILTNLGQVICITGLALTLPWIKAPGLALAALAIGIVSSAHHPVRMSLGPRLVPPDMVQHVVSATALNFNMARLVAPAGAGFLIAQFGAQVTLWVAVVFYMPMLAVLGHLRPRTLPPRARRPFLKELTDGLRYARDTPLIRTAFLLTMIFATAVRGGLEVLPVLADGAFQRGAGGLGLLTAAAGAGAVMAALAKALGIGAVGARIPIAVYVAALAGQGAIIGMGLAPVWSVALAATALAGFCSTWCGISLQAAIQTDLPDALRGRVMSLWTVVGFGTVAIGAFAIGGVADWLGIGPALMAAGCTGVMCQIILTTWGAQR, from the coding sequence ATGAGGTCCGCTGCTTTTTCCAACAGACAGTTCCGGCTGTTTTTTCTGGGTATCTTTTTCGCTGTACAGGCGATCTGGATACAGCGGGTGACAATTTCCTGGCTGGCCTGGGAACGCACCGAATCTGCGGGATTCGTGGGGCTGGTCGCCGGGCTCAGCCTGTTGCCGACATTGCTGACGGGGCCGTTTTTCGGCGTGCTGGCAGACCGGATGGATATTCGCCTGGCATCTATTCTGACCAATCTGGGGCAGGTGATCTGCATCACCGGCCTGGCCCTGACCCTGCCATGGATCAAGGCACCGGGTCTGGCCCTGGCGGCGCTTGCCATCGGCATTGTCAGTTCGGCCCACCATCCGGTGCGGATGTCGCTTGGGCCGCGTCTGGTGCCGCCGGATATGGTGCAGCATGTGGTGTCTGCCACGGCGCTGAATTTCAATATGGCGCGGCTGGTGGCCCCGGCGGGTGCGGGGTTTCTGATCGCGCAATTCGGGGCGCAGGTGACGCTTTGGGTCGCGGTGGTGTTTTATATGCCGATGCTGGCCGTGCTTGGCCATCTGCGCCCGCGAACCCTGCCGCCCCGTGCGCGGCGGCCGTTTCTAAAGGAACTGACGGATGGGCTGCGTTATGCCCGTGACACGCCGCTGATCCGCACCGCCTTTCTGCTGACCATGATCTTTGCAACCGCCGTACGTGGCGGGTTGGAGGTGTTGCCGGTTCTGGCCGATGGCGCGTTTCAGCGGGGCGCCGGGGGGCTGGGTCTGTTGACCGCGGCCGCAGGGGCAGGGGCGGTGATGGCGGCCCTTGCCAAAGCGCTCGGTATCGGGGCGGTCGGCGCGCGCATTCCGATAGCGGTCTATGTCGCAGCCCTGGCCGGGCAGGGGGCGATAATCGGGATGGGGCTGGCGCCGGTCTGGTCCGTGGCGCTGGCGGCGACCGCATTGGCGGGGTTCTGTTCCACCTGGTGCGGGATCAGCCTGCAGGCGGCAATCCAGACCGATCTGCCCGATGCCCTGCGCGGGCGGGTGATGAGCCTGTGGACCGTGGTTGGCTTTGGCACCGTGGCCATCGGCGCCTTTGCCATTGGCGGGGTTGCGGACTGGCTGGGCATTGGCCCGGCATTGATGGCGGCGGGCTGCACCGGTGTGATGTGTCAGATCATCCTGACCACATGGGGGGCGCAGCGCTGA
- a CDS encoding Mrp/NBP35 family ATP-binding protein, translating into MTVTKQTVLDALSALTLPDGGDLVSRDLVRAVQVQGDRVSFIIETENPDQARRMEPVRLAAEQEVKKLPGVGSAIVALTAHGPAGRGKAPTPAPAPAEAPPNLKIGGHPKPQAEPMNPKGVARIIAIGSGKGGVGKSTVSSNLAVALARQGRKVGLLDADIYGPSQPRMMGVNKRPASPDGKTIIPLQNHGVTCMSIGFMLPEEKAVVWRGPMLMGALQQMLGQVEWGTLDILLVDLPPGTGDVAMTLCQRSKLTGAIVVSTPQDVALLDARKALNMFETLKTPVLGLIENMSTYICPSCGHEAHIFGHGGVEAEAQKLDLPFLGALPISLETRIAGDTGIPIAAGDSLMAEAYGALAARLVAGGMA; encoded by the coding sequence ATGACCGTGACCAAACAAACCGTTCTGGATGCCCTTTCGGCCCTGACCCTGCCCGATGGTGGCGATCTGGTCAGCCGTGATCTGGTGCGCGCGGTGCAGGTTCAGGGGGATCGGGTCAGCTTTATCATCGAGACTGAAAACCCCGATCAGGCCCGCAGGATGGAGCCGGTGCGTCTGGCTGCAGAGCAGGAGGTCAAAAAGCTGCCCGGTGTGGGGTCCGCCATCGTGGCGTTGACCGCCCATGGGCCGGCAGGCCGGGGCAAGGCCCCCACACCCGCCCCGGCCCCGGCAGAGGCGCCGCCGAACCTGAAAATCGGCGGCCATCCGAAACCCCAGGCTGAACCGATGAACCCCAAAGGCGTGGCGCGGATCATCGCGATCGGTTCGGGCAAGGGCGGGGTCGGCAAATCAACCGTTTCTTCCAATCTGGCGGTGGCGCTTGCGCGGCAGGGCCGCAAGGTCGGTCTGCTGGATGCGGATATATACGGGCCGTCCCAGCCCCGGATGATGGGGGTGAACAAGCGCCCGGCCTCCCCCGATGGCAAAACCATCATTCCATTACAGAACCACGGCGTCACCTGCATGTCGATCGGTTTCATGCTGCCCGAGGAGAAAGCCGTTGTCTGGCGTGGCCCGATGCTGATGGGGGCCTTGCAGCAGATGCTGGGGCAGGTGGAATGGGGCACGCTGGATATTCTGCTGGTCGACCTGCCGCCGGGTACGGGTGATGTGGCGATGACGTTGTGCCAGCGCTCGAAACTGACAGGGGCGATTGTGGTTTCCACCCCCCAGGATGTGGCGCTGCTGGATGCGCGCAAGGCGCTGAACATGTTCGAGACGCTGAAGACCCCGGTTCTGGGTCTGATCGAGAATATGTCGACCTATATTTGCCCCAGTTGCGGGCATGAGGCGCATATCTTTGGTCATGGCGGGGTGGAGGCCGAGGCGCAGAAACTGGATCTGCCGTTTCTGGGGGCGCTGCCGATCTCGCTGGAGACACGGATTGCGGGCGATACTGGCATACCGATTGCTGCAGGCGACAGCCTGATGGCCGAGGCTTATGGCGCATTGGCCGCGCGATTGGTGGCTGGCGGTATGGCCTGA
- a CDS encoding pirin family protein translates to MSIRPVTETRRAMPVMEGAGVHLHRAFGFQDPAELDPFLLFDDFRNDRPEEYLKGFPWHPHRGIETITYVLAGSVEHGDSLGNTGTLGAGDVQWMTAGSGILHQEMPLGNAKGQMHGFQLWGNLPSNLKMTAPRYQDVTGAEIPDVIDDDGTIVRVIVGEFWGRTGPVDGIAADPQYLDISVPAGVKKTFRIDTYRRAFAYVFDGAAAFADASAPVGVLLEKEVMGQEVNIRDLSGNRTLIRFGTGDEVTVQAGPDGVRFLLISGAPIAEPVAWHGPIVMNTQAQLQQAMRDLRNGTFIQPTH, encoded by the coding sequence ATGTCAATCCGCCCCGTAACCGAAACCCGCCGCGCCATGCCCGTGATGGAAGGGGCGGGCGTTCATCTGCATCGCGCCTTCGGCTTTCAGGACCCGGCGGAACTGGACCCGTTTCTGCTGTTCGATGATTTCCGCAATGACCGGCCCGAGGAGTACCTCAAAGGTTTCCCCTGGCACCCGCATCGGGGGATCGAAACCATCACCTATGTGCTGGCCGGATCAGTGGAACATGGCGACAGCCTGGGCAATACCGGCACGCTTGGCGCGGGCGATGTACAATGGATGACCGCCGGGTCCGGCATTTTGCATCAGGAAATGCCGCTTGGGAATGCGAAAGGCCAGATGCACGGGTTTCAGCTTTGGGGCAATCTGCCATCCAACCTGAAAATGACCGCGCCGCGCTATCAGGATGTGACCGGTGCCGAGATCCCGGACGTGATTGATGATGATGGTACCATTGTCCGGGTCATCGTCGGAGAGTTCTGGGGCAGGACCGGCCCGGTGGACGGGATCGCGGCCGATCCGCAATATCTGGATATCTCGGTCCCTGCGGGGGTGAAAAAGACCTTTCGGATCGACACCTATCGCCGCGCCTTTGCCTATGTGTTCGACGGGGCCGCCGCCTTTGCAGATGCCTCCGCACCCGTGGGCGTCTTGCTGGAAAAAGAGGTCATGGGGCAGGAGGTGAATATTCGCGACCTGTCCGGCAACCGGACGTTGATCCGCTTTGGCACCGGGGATGAGGTGACGGTGCAGGCCGGCCCGGACGGCGTGCGCTTCCTGCTGATTTCAGGCGCGCCGATTGCCGAGCCGGTGGCCTGGCACGGGCCGATCGTGATGAACACTCAGGCCCAGTTGCAACAGGCCATGCGCGATCTTCGGAACGGCACCTTCATTCAGCCGACCCATTGA
- a CDS encoding CTP synthetase, with the protein MRLFFLIFTLASTALAGVGVIAVLAAGLDGWRPIVIGAALGALIAIPVAWLAGRKIRTL; encoded by the coding sequence ATGCGGTTGTTTTTCCTGATATTTACATTGGCCTCCACCGCGCTGGCTGGGGTTGGCGTGATCGCGGTTCTGGCCGCCGGTCTGGATGGCTGGCGCCCCATCGTGATCGGCGCGGCCCTTGGTGCGTTGATCGCCATCCCCGTCGCCTGGCTGGCGGGCCGGAAGATCCGCACGCTTTAG
- a CDS encoding alpha/beta fold hydrolase, producing MLMTYSFGDPGDLPPILIAHGLYGSARNLNVIAKRLSATRQVISVDMRNHGDSPWSARHSYPDLAGDLAEVVTGFGGVADVMGHSMGGKAAMALALLHPAAVRRLVVADIAPVTYNHTQVQFIHAMRALDLSGIATRRDADAALKADVPEDGIRAFLLQSLDVKEKRWRLNLDVLEAFMPQIIGWPDLAGRFDGPALFLSGGASDYVRADHRPAIRALFPAARFAKIPGAGHWLHADKPREFEASLGIFFGANGSSGQGQTPES from the coding sequence ATGCTGATGACCTACAGTTTTGGCGATCCGGGTGATCTGCCGCCGATCCTGATTGCCCATGGCCTCTATGGCTCGGCGCGCAACCTCAACGTGATTGCCAAACGCCTCTCGGCCACCCGGCAGGTGATCAGCGTGGACATGCGCAACCATGGGGACAGCCCATGGAGCGCGCGCCACAGCTATCCCGATCTGGCGGGGGATCTGGCCGAGGTCGTCACCGGTTTCGGCGGGGTTGCGGATGTGATGGGCCATTCCATGGGGGGCAAGGCGGCCATGGCGCTGGCCCTGCTGCATCCGGCCGCGGTGCGGCGGCTGGTCGTGGCCGATATCGCCCCGGTGACCTATAATCATACGCAGGTGCAGTTCATCCATGCCATGCGCGCCCTGGACCTGTCGGGTATCGCGACACGGCGCGATGCGGATGCGGCATTGAAGGCCGATGTGCCGGAAGACGGGATACGCGCCTTCCTGCTGCAATCCCTTGATGTGAAAGAGAAACGCTGGCGGTTGAATCTGGATGTGCTGGAGGCGTTCATGCCCCAGATCATTGGCTGGCCCGATCTTGCAGGCCGGTTCGATGGCCCGGCGCTGTTCCTGTCCGGCGGCGCGTCGGATTATGTCAGGGCTGACCATCGCCCGGCCATTCGCGCGTTGTTTCCCGCCGCTCGGTTCGCCAAAATTCCCGGTGCAGGGCATTGGCTGCACGCAGACAAGCCCCGGGAATTCGAGGCCAGTCTGGGTATTTTCTTTGGCGCAAACGGATCGTCGGGGCAGGGTCAGACCCCTGAATCCTAA
- a CDS encoding Lrp/AsnC family transcriptional regulator, protein MTKIDQKDRQILRELSRDGRISNLDLADRVALSASACLRRVAALEAGGVITGYRAVLDPVQMGVGFTAYMSVGLSVHSKAAQEAFERAVAHAPEVRECHNITGAVEYLLRVEAADLVSYKRFHTDVLGALPQVATITTYVVMGSPKDDRA, encoded by the coding sequence ATGACGAAGATTGATCAGAAAGATCGCCAGATATTGCGTGAACTGTCCCGCGACGGGCGGATCAGCAATCTGGATCTGGCGGATCGGGTGGCGCTTAGCGCCTCGGCCTGTCTGCGCCGGGTGGCTGCATTGGAGGCGGGGGGTGTCATTACCGGCTATCGTGCCGTTCTGGACCCGGTGCAGATGGGTGTGGGCTTCACCGCTTATATGAGTGTGGGTCTGTCGGTGCATTCCAAAGCCGCGCAGGAGGCGTTTGAACGGGCCGTGGCCCATGCGCCTGAAGTGCGGGAATGCCACAATATCACCGGGGCTGTGGAATATCTGCTGCGTGTCGAGGCTGCCGATCTGGTCAGCTATAAACGCTTTCACACCGATGTGCTGGGCGCGCTGCCGCAGGTGGCGACAATCACCACCTATGTGGTGATGGGCTCGCCCAAGGATGACCGTGCCTGA